A single genomic interval of Methyloceanibacter caenitepidi harbors:
- a CDS encoding endonuclease domain-containing protein — MDTDEKIALIVEDSIANYRRVFGMAMSSAVDLTPIERLMCAGFLVHSLQCSFPPVTIDFCLGRSLDDCINEARKLACRVVITPQVEVGPYRADFVVVGCNAAGNYCAVVVECDGHDYHEKTKKQAANDKKRDRFMVQNDLHLLRYTGSEIWRDPTKCAYEVIGFVGAKVREWEFMRAAREEEKRDRARNAANAGKPWRKEYE; from the coding sequence ATGGATACGGACGAGAAGATTGCGCTGATCGTGGAGGACTCAATAGCGAACTACCGGCGGGTATTCGGTATGGCGATGTCGAGTGCGGTTGATCTGACCCCTATCGAACGTCTCATGTGCGCAGGCTTTCTCGTGCACAGCCTGCAATGTTCTTTCCCGCCAGTGACGATCGATTTTTGCCTTGGACGCTCGCTCGACGATTGCATTAACGAGGCCAGGAAACTTGCGTGCAGGGTCGTCATCACGCCACAAGTCGAGGTTGGACCATACCGCGCCGATTTCGTCGTCGTGGGCTGCAATGCCGCCGGCAACTACTGCGCCGTGGTCGTTGAATGTGACGGACACGACTATCACGAAAAGACGAAAAAGCAAGCTGCGAACGATAAGAAGCGCGACCGGTTCATGGTGCAGAACGACCTGCATTTACTCCGCTATACCGGCAGCGAAATTTGGCGCGACCCCACCAAATGCGCTTACGAGGTGATCGGGTTTGTTGGTGCCAAAGTGCGCGAGTGGGAGTTCATGCGCGCAGCGAGAGAAGAGGAGAAGCGAGACAGAGCAAGGAATGCCGCCAATGCCGGTAAGCCGTGGCGGAAGGAATATGAATGA
- a CDS encoding DUF4055 domain-containing protein, translating into MSTTELGPNNRSGDYDIMEPYWRMVSDIVAGAKAMRAAKSGADNPYLPKFPNESDADYAYRVANAKFTNIYRDIIETLAAKPFTKEVALAEDAPDDFKKIAEDIDGAGNHLHTFAGRSFFAGINNAVDWIMVDYVKMRPGTTLADERSMNARPYWVHVEAPRVLAVYSARIGAKEELVHVRIAETGKARDGYGETITNRVRVYNREPIVDTDGAVINYAPATFEVYEQKTSSASSGAKTSSWDLVDQGPISIGVIPMVPFIAGRRIEGTWQFVPPMQDAAYLQIEHFQQETNLKSIKEQACFPMLAGNGVAPVLEDGKAKAVPIGPKSVLYAPPNGEGEHGEWQFIEPNAESLKFLAADVEATEQQLRELGRQPLTAKTGNITVTTAAFAGDKANSVIQAWALNLKDALENAWALTAKWLGQSEGPTVVVDTDFDVGLSDEKDPDNLLKMRERGDLSGQTLGEEFKRRGILSVEWDYDEEVKRITEEIPGEPNEADGPPMEDAA; encoded by the coding sequence ATGAGCACGACAGAACTAGGGCCGAACAATCGCTCAGGCGATTACGACATTATGGAGCCGTATTGGCGCATGGTGTCGGACATCGTTGCCGGCGCCAAGGCCATGCGTGCTGCGAAGAGCGGGGCGGATAACCCGTATCTACCGAAGTTTCCGAACGAAAGCGACGCTGATTACGCCTACCGAGTAGCTAACGCGAAGTTTACCAACATCTATCGCGACATCATCGAGACCTTGGCCGCAAAGCCCTTCACGAAGGAAGTGGCGCTAGCCGAAGACGCCCCGGACGATTTCAAGAAGATCGCGGAGGACATCGACGGGGCGGGGAATCACCTGCACACCTTTGCGGGCCGGTCGTTCTTTGCCGGAATCAACAACGCCGTCGACTGGATCATGGTCGACTACGTGAAGATGCGACCCGGCACGACATTGGCCGACGAGCGTAGCATGAACGCGCGCCCCTATTGGGTCCATGTCGAGGCCCCGCGCGTCCTGGCGGTCTACTCCGCCCGTATCGGGGCGAAGGAAGAACTGGTTCACGTCCGCATTGCAGAGACGGGCAAGGCCCGTGACGGGTACGGCGAGACGATCACGAATCGCGTGCGGGTCTACAACCGGGAGCCGATCGTCGATACGGACGGCGCGGTGATCAATTACGCCCCGGCGACGTTCGAAGTTTACGAGCAGAAGACATCGTCTGCGAGTTCCGGCGCGAAGACGTCGAGTTGGGATCTGGTCGACCAAGGCCCGATCTCCATCGGCGTCATTCCGATGGTGCCGTTTATCGCCGGTCGCCGCATTGAAGGGACGTGGCAATTCGTGCCGCCCATGCAGGACGCGGCCTACCTACAGATCGAACACTTCCAGCAGGAAACGAACCTCAAGTCCATCAAGGAGCAGGCGTGCTTCCCGATGCTGGCCGGCAACGGCGTTGCTCCTGTTCTTGAGGACGGGAAAGCCAAGGCCGTGCCGATCGGCCCGAAGTCCGTGCTGTACGCCCCGCCGAACGGTGAAGGCGAGCACGGAGAGTGGCAGTTCATCGAGCCGAACGCTGAATCCCTTAAGTTCCTGGCCGCCGACGTTGAAGCCACAGAACAGCAGCTTCGCGAACTCGGGCGCCAGCCGCTGACGGCTAAGACAGGGAACATCACGGTCACGACCGCGGCATTTGCCGGTGACAAGGCGAACTCGGTTATCCAGGCATGGGCGCTGAACCTGAAAGACGCGCTGGAGAATGCGTGGGCATTGACGGCCAAGTGGCTGGGACAATCGGAAGGCCCGACAGTCGTTGTCGACACGGACTTCGATGTCGGCTTGTCCGACGAGAAAGACCCAGACAATCTGCTGAAGATGCGCGAGCGCGGTGACCTGTCGGGGCAGACGCTGGGCGAGGAGTTCAAGCGCCGCGGCATCCTATCGGTTGAGTGGGATTACGACGAAGAAGTTAAGCGCATCACCGAGGAAATCCCCGGTGAGCCGAACGAAGCGGACGGCCCGCCGATGGAAGACGCCGCGTAA
- a CDS encoding DnaT-like ssDNA-binding protein translates to MALEVEDGTGKSNADAFDALANVKTYWDAKGTDYSSYDDDAIEQAIRRSTSILSNSYTWKGTRVNGRDQALAWPRYGVEDSEGWYVPATEVPKEVKEATAEIALRELVSPGSMTPDVTLSDKVKREKVGSLEVEYANAQTGAEASRPVLLIVRDLIGGLLDGGSGSSIVGRAERA, encoded by the coding sequence ATGGCGCTCGAAGTCGAGGATGGAACTGGAAAGAGCAACGCGGACGCATTTGACGCGCTCGCGAACGTCAAGACGTATTGGGACGCCAAGGGCACGGATTATTCGTCCTATGACGACGATGCGATCGAGCAGGCCATTCGCCGGTCAACATCGATCCTGAGCAATTCTTACACCTGGAAAGGCACGCGGGTTAACGGCAGGGACCAGGCTTTGGCCTGGCCGCGATATGGTGTCGAGGACTCCGAAGGATGGTATGTACCGGCCACGGAAGTCCCCAAAGAGGTCAAAGAGGCCACGGCGGAAATCGCCCTGCGTGAACTTGTCTCGCCCGGTTCAATGACGCCTGACGTGACACTTTCCGATAAGGTGAAGCGCGAGAAGGTCGGGTCGCTCGAAGTCGAGTATGCCAATGCGCAAACAGGGGCTGAGGCGAGCCGTCCGGTTCTCCTAATCGTTCGCGACTTGATCGGCGGGCTTCTAGATGGCGGCTCTGGTTCGTCCATTGTAGGCCGTGCGGAGCGGGCGTAA
- a CDS encoding PBSX family phage terminase large subunit gives MEAVRSHQRIVCAREVQNSIADSVKQLIEDKIEFFGLRGAFKVTDTEIVYPANDSLFVFKGLRKHTVSTVKSMEGFTRLWMEEAHSISQKSLDVAIPTFRVPGSEVWASWNPETEKDPVEKLFREGEDDDNFVCIEANYWDNPWFADPLKSDMERDKRRDPDKYAHVWCGQYARSSEARVFSNWKVEEFETPDDATFYFGADWGFSIDPTVLIRVHLKGRTLFVDREAYKVGCPIDRTPDLFDKIDPDKPGMARNWTIRADSARPETIDYMRRHGYPKITKSIKGAGSVMDGIEFLKSQDIVVHPRCEKTINELSMYSWKTDPLTNEVIPVLEDKDNHVIDALRYALEGVRRQPAAPVFGTYGNYA, from the coding sequence ATGGAAGCGGTGAGAAGTCACCAGCGCATCGTGTGTGCCCGTGAGGTGCAGAACTCCATAGCGGATTCGGTGAAGCAGCTCATCGAGGACAAGATCGAGTTCTTCGGTCTTCGGGGCGCGTTCAAGGTCACGGATACGGAGATCGTTTATCCGGCCAACGACTCTCTGTTCGTCTTCAAGGGCCTTCGGAAGCATACGGTTTCGACGGTCAAGTCGATGGAAGGCTTTACGCGGCTGTGGATGGAAGAGGCCCATTCGATCAGCCAGAAGTCTCTCGATGTGGCTATTCCGACGTTTCGCGTTCCCGGCTCGGAAGTTTGGGCATCGTGGAACCCTGAGACCGAGAAAGACCCGGTAGAGAAGCTATTCCGGGAAGGCGAGGACGACGACAACTTCGTCTGCATCGAGGCGAATTATTGGGATAACCCGTGGTTCGCTGATCCGCTCAAGTCGGACATGGAGCGCGACAAGCGGCGCGATCCTGACAAATACGCGCACGTCTGGTGCGGTCAATATGCGCGGTCGAGCGAAGCGCGTGTATTCAGCAATTGGAAGGTCGAAGAGTTCGAGACGCCAGACGACGCGACGTTCTATTTCGGCGCGGACTGGGGTTTCTCGATTGACCCAACGGTTTTGATTCGGGTTCACCTCAAAGGGCGAACGCTGTTCGTAGACCGTGAGGCTTACAAGGTCGGGTGCCCGATCGATAGAACGCCGGACCTGTTCGACAAGATAGACCCTGACAAGCCGGGCATGGCCCGCAATTGGACGATACGCGCTGATAGCGCCCGTCCAGAGACAATCGATTACATGCGCCGGCACGGCTATCCGAAGATCACGAAGTCGATCAAGGGCGCCGGGTCCGTAATGGACGGCATCGAGTTCCTGAAAAGCCAGGACATCGTGGTCCATCCGCGCTGCGAGAAGACGATCAACGAACTGTCCATGTACTCGTGGAAGACGGACCCGCTGACAAACGAGGTCATTCCGGTCCTGGAGGACAAGGACAACCACGTCATTGACGCGCTGCGGTACGCCCTTGAGGGCGTGCGCAGACAGCCTGCCGCCCCTGTCTTCGGCACATACGGGAACTACGCATGA
- a CDS encoding DUF1833 family protein: MRTVSLPFLQAVFAQQTAEAPIVLVTIEHADIATPVRVVNYDQSVVSNGETFVAYPFELTLPTEPEHGPPRATVKIDNVHRDIVASIRNASGGAPTVTLAVALASSPDTIEASFSGFDLKNVSYDALTIEGELTLDSLGGEPYPAGRFRPGAFPGLF; the protein is encoded by the coding sequence GTGAGAACGGTCAGCCTGCCCTTTCTGCAGGCGGTGTTCGCGCAGCAGACGGCCGAAGCGCCGATCGTCCTCGTGACGATCGAGCACGCGGACATCGCGACTCCCGTGCGGGTCGTCAACTACGATCAAAGCGTGGTCTCGAATGGCGAGACGTTCGTCGCCTATCCGTTCGAGCTCACCTTGCCGACGGAGCCGGAGCATGGGCCGCCGCGGGCAACCGTCAAGATCGACAATGTGCACCGCGACATCGTCGCCTCGATCCGGAACGCCTCGGGCGGCGCGCCGACCGTGACGCTGGCCGTCGCTTTGGCGTCGTCGCCGGACACGATTGAGGCCAGCTTTTCGGGGTTCGATCTCAAGAACGTGTCTTACGACGCCCTCACGATCGAGGGCGAACTGACCTTGGACAGTCTGGGCGGCGAACCTTATCCGGCCGGGCGGTTCCGCCCCGGCGCGTTCCCCGGGCTCTTCTAA
- a CDS encoding major capsid protein, producing the protein MSLSQMQVFNKYFMPATIETLAQMVEKFNAASGGAIRLTTAGFEGDFMQESFFAAIHSAQRRVDRYATNETQASTDLTQLKHSSVKIAGGFGPIRYEPSQMTWLNKPTAEGVEVASRNFAEALLQDQLNTAILCLVTAVENQATAKYDASAVSPAEGISYKNINKAHAKFGDHSASLVAQVMTGSVFHKLIGQNIVNSTRLFTAGNVNVVDILGKVVVVTDAPALYEAGSPTSYEKVLSLAEGAATVFDGGDVITNIETSNGKERIETTMQVDYTFGLSLKGYTWDEANGGKSPDDSDLATADYWDKVATNIKHTAGVLTIGDASVD; encoded by the coding sequence ATGTCTCTTTCCCAGATGCAGGTGTTTAACAAGTATTTTATGCCTGCGACGATCGAAACTCTCGCCCAGATGGTCGAGAAGTTCAACGCCGCGTCGGGTGGTGCGATCCGCCTCACCACGGCCGGTTTCGAGGGCGACTTCATGCAGGAGTCGTTCTTTGCCGCGATCCACTCGGCCCAGCGCCGCGTTGACCGCTACGCAACGAACGAGACCCAGGCATCGACCGATCTGACCCAGCTCAAGCATTCGAGCGTCAAGATCGCCGGTGGCTTTGGTCCGATCCGCTACGAGCCGTCGCAGATGACGTGGCTCAATAAGCCGACCGCCGAGGGCGTCGAGGTTGCCTCTCGCAACTTTGCCGAGGCTCTGCTTCAGGATCAGCTCAACACGGCTATTCTGTGCCTCGTAACGGCGGTCGAAAATCAGGCCACTGCGAAGTACGACGCATCGGCCGTGTCTCCCGCAGAGGGGATCAGCTACAAGAACATCAACAAGGCGCACGCCAAGTTCGGTGACCACTCGGCCTCCCTGGTCGCGCAGGTCATGACGGGCTCGGTGTTCCACAAGCTGATCGGCCAGAACATCGTCAATTCGACCCGCCTGTTTACGGCCGGCAACGTCAACGTCGTTGACATTCTCGGCAAGGTGGTCGTGGTGACGGATGCTCCGGCTCTGTACGAGGCGGGCTCCCCGACCAGCTACGAGAAGGTTCTGTCTCTGGCTGAGGGTGCCGCGACGGTGTTCGATGGTGGCGACGTGATCACCAACATCGAGACCTCCAACGGCAAGGAACGCATCGAGACCACGATGCAGGTCGACTATACGTTCGGTCTGTCCCTCAAGGGTTACACCTGGGACGAGGCCAACGGCGGCAAGTCGCCCGACGATTCCGATCTCGCTACCGCGGACTATTGGGACAAGGTGGCGACGAACATCAAGCATACCGCTGGTGTTCTGACGATCGGTGACGCATCGGTCGACTAA
- a CDS encoding DUF6456 domain-containing protein, whose protein sequence is MAKRRKNSKPRKQYRPGVQPLPGPLAAQQAEAREARFRETATPERLRKAGRDVRTGQDGVVRLSDAPLDSLRGTGAITLDQFEAGDRYREDCWNAGLLKSPVVNFNATGSGFAGKVPGFLSSEPRAKAMDRVNAANAALGLGLRDVVQVVTLAVAGEKVKDLGMKLFGRRNANEAGAALIEVLRIGLDRLAAHYAPPSRPRIVSRGERAEVDEAEWRKNGTE, encoded by the coding sequence ATGGCGAAGCGTAGGAAAAACTCGAAGCCGCGGAAGCAGTACCGGCCGGGCGTCCAGCCGCTGCCGGGACCGCTGGCCGCGCAACAGGCCGAAGCGAGGGAGGCGCGTTTCCGGGAGACGGCGACGCCTGAGCGGCTGCGCAAAGCCGGCCGCGACGTGCGAACCGGCCAGGACGGCGTGGTGCGGTTGTCGGACGCCCCGCTCGACAGCTTGCGCGGCACCGGCGCTATCACGCTCGATCAGTTCGAGGCGGGGGACCGCTATCGCGAGGACTGTTGGAACGCGGGGCTGCTCAAGAGCCCGGTTGTGAATTTCAACGCGACCGGTTCGGGGTTCGCGGGCAAGGTGCCGGGGTTCCTGTCGTCCGAGCCACGGGCTAAGGCGATGGATCGTGTGAACGCGGCGAACGCGGCGCTCGGCCTCGGGCTGCGGGACGTCGTGCAGGTTGTGACGCTCGCGGTTGCCGGTGAGAAGGTCAAGGATCTCGGGATGAAGCTGTTCGGCCGCCGGAACGCGAACGAGGCGGGTGCGGCCCTGATCGAGGTCTTGCGGATTGGGCTCGATCGGCTCGCCGCGCACTATGCGCCGCCATCGCGTCCGCGCATCGTGTCGCGCGGAGAACGGGCCGAGGTCGACGAGGCCGAGTGGCGGAAAAATGGAACGGAGTGA
- a CDS encoding class I SAM-dependent methyltransferase yields MRYQETWIGGPTGEPFQRECASRYAPIHAELERYSRPFTVFDFGANLGYFSFRIASDFPHATVVAVDNRAELPKLAKANGLQNVVVLSRRMTGADLAKLAQCEVFDVVLALNVLHHMPDWRVALDAFKDMARAIIVETPGPGDKGALERGNHKDIQDAVKSGIEVRRTGSHVTAGAERIMYRVDGTDRKTIAMQTVDAPERGAPEVRAQVTLSDSEARIWFARGEERPFVPGINLWNAVKLGMAWPTDAQERVRTEVSRLGNGGRWHDDLRPWNFVLAGNRAVAIDIGNKHWRKEPEPGGLDKCLQLMG; encoded by the coding sequence ATGAGGTATCAAGAGACCTGGATCGGCGGGCCTACCGGCGAGCCGTTCCAACGGGAATGCGCGTCACGATATGCGCCGATCCATGCCGAGCTCGAACGCTACAGCCGACCCTTCACGGTCTTCGATTTCGGCGCAAATCTCGGGTATTTCTCGTTTCGGATCGCGTCAGACTTCCCGCATGCGACCGTGGTCGCGGTCGACAACCGGGCCGAACTGCCGAAACTGGCCAAGGCGAACGGGCTGCAGAACGTCGTTGTCCTGTCCCGGCGCATGACCGGCGCGGATTTGGCCAAGCTGGCGCAGTGCGAGGTCTTCGACGTCGTGCTGGCCCTGAACGTGCTTCACCACATGCCGGATTGGCGGGTCGCGCTGGACGCATTCAAGGATATGGCGCGGGCGATCATCGTTGAGACGCCAGGCCCCGGCGACAAAGGGGCGCTGGAGCGCGGCAACCACAAGGATATTCAGGACGCAGTGAAAAGCGGCATTGAGGTCAGACGTACCGGCTCGCATGTCACAGCCGGTGCCGAGCGGATCATGTACCGGGTCGACGGAACGGATCGCAAGACGATTGCGATGCAAACCGTAGACGCGCCCGAGCGCGGCGCACCGGAGGTACGGGCGCAGGTGACGCTATCGGATAGCGAGGCGCGCATTTGGTTCGCCCGCGGCGAGGAACGCCCGTTCGTTCCTGGCATCAATCTTTGGAACGCGGTCAAGCTCGGAATGGCATGGCCTACAGACGCCCAGGAGCGCGTCAGGACAGAGGTTTCCCGGCTTGGCAACGGCGGGCGCTGGCACGACGATTTGCGCCCCTGGAACTTTGTATTAGCCGGGAATAGGGCCGTCGCGATCGACATCGGTAACAAGCACTGGCGTAAGGAGCCTGAGCCTGGAGGCTTGGACAAATGCCTTCAGTTGATGGGCTGA
- a CDS encoding phage tail terminator-like protein encodes MANIEAKIINGLLTHFGAISLPAGVTVAYPNINFDPDGSPYVRLTIAKNQPVNHHIGGGKEPERVGIFMAVVCWPVGAGIVAPSELAGTIRDHFKFNTQINYDGIRIWITEEPRVAGDDQGPVYCEIPVVIPWRCLP; translated from the coding sequence ATGGCTAATATCGAGGCCAAGATCATCAACGGGCTGCTCACGCATTTCGGCGCGATCAGCCTCCCCGCGGGCGTGACTGTAGCCTATCCGAATATCAATTTCGACCCTGACGGAAGCCCTTATGTCCGGCTGACGATCGCCAAGAACCAGCCCGTCAACCATCACATCGGCGGCGGGAAAGAGCCCGAGCGGGTCGGGATATTCATGGCGGTTGTCTGCTGGCCGGTAGGGGCCGGGATCGTAGCGCCGTCCGAACTCGCCGGCACGATCCGGGACCATTTCAAGTTCAACACGCAGATCAATTACGACGGGATCCGCATCTGGATCACCGAGGAACCACGCGTAGCTGGCGACGACCAGGGGCCGGTCTACTGCGAAATACCAGTGGTAATCCCCTGGCGCTGTCTACCCTAA
- a CDS encoding helix-turn-helix domain-containing protein — protein MDLEEASGVAKKTIADFERGARSPHNRTLVDICAAITGAGVDFTNGGEPGVKLKR, from the coding sequence ATGGACCTGGAAGAGGCGTCCGGCGTGGCAAAAAAGACCATCGCGGACTTTGAGCGCGGCGCGCGATCTCCGCACAACCGGACACTCGTGGACATTTGTGCCGCCATTACGGGGGCAGGCGTCGATTTCACCAACGGCGGGGAACCCGGCGTGAAGCTGAAGCGCTAG
- a CDS encoding phage tail length tape measure family protein has protein sequence MTQATLGLAVDSSQVEKGTISLDKLTTSAQRAEGAAERLAGGNRQAASSAQQVSGAAEREAAALTRATTAANDNARAITRTGAAMRAANQNFRGGGLSVANLAAQFQDVGVSAAMMSNPLQVALQQGTQISAVLGPLGAAGAAKALGAAFVSVLSPLSLAVIGVTALVTAGLQMVDWAATGQMALYGVAGALEVIGPYAVAAAAAIALLYAPSVVTGLVSLIALLSRTAVAALGMAAAFAAANPAVAFVLGITAAVAALNIFRDEINQAFGFDLVKSIKDWGNYLIDIVARAFNTAVGFVETGVNKIIRALNKLPGTDFEAANLSGFKLPTGGDHIGAFTSAISSGASAAADRLRELADGFIGVGAEADKAAKKAAESYADITRGAEQFIAKQELERDTYLMTSEAAAAMRYEQDLLNKAANDNITLSAAQREQLRGLAQAMASAEAATAAYKAAVDFAKETGRGFFADMRAGLQDGESAWNSFGLAAEKALQKIEDKLFDLATDQLIDGLFSGLATAGVASPGGGGLGSLLTGLFGGARAAGGPVSSGRAYLVGERGPELFVPGASGAIVPNGGGSGPVSITIVNKGTPQDVKSQRTSPGGRPGRDITLELDDMSAKNIRRAGSASNMAVQGLGGRAPIRER, from the coding sequence ATGACGCAAGCGACCCTCGGTCTTGCGGTCGATTCCTCCCAAGTCGAAAAGGGAACGATCAGCCTCGATAAGCTGACGACTTCGGCTCAGCGCGCGGAAGGTGCCGCGGAACGACTGGCCGGCGGCAACCGTCAGGCTGCGTCGTCGGCGCAGCAGGTATCTGGCGCGGCCGAACGAGAAGCGGCGGCCCTGACACGCGCCACAACCGCTGCCAACGACAACGCCCGCGCGATTACCCGCACCGGCGCTGCGATGCGTGCCGCCAATCAGAATTTCCGTGGCGGCGGATTGAGTGTGGCGAACCTCGCGGCGCAGTTCCAGGACGTTGGCGTCTCGGCCGCGATGATGTCTAACCCGCTGCAGGTGGCCTTGCAGCAAGGCACACAGATCAGCGCCGTGCTGGGGCCGTTGGGGGCGGCTGGGGCTGCAAAGGCCCTCGGTGCCGCTTTCGTGTCGGTTCTGTCCCCGCTCTCGCTCGCCGTGATCGGCGTGACGGCTCTTGTGACCGCCGGTCTGCAGATGGTCGATTGGGCGGCAACCGGACAGATGGCACTCTACGGTGTTGCAGGCGCGCTGGAGGTCATCGGTCCCTACGCAGTAGCGGCAGCGGCAGCTATCGCCCTTCTCTATGCACCGTCTGTTGTGACGGGCCTTGTCTCGCTCATCGCGCTCTTGTCGCGCACGGCGGTGGCGGCACTCGGTATGGCCGCCGCGTTTGCGGCTGCAAATCCTGCTGTCGCGTTTGTCCTCGGTATCACGGCAGCGGTTGCGGCTTTGAACATCTTTCGAGACGAGATCAACCAAGCCTTTGGTTTTGACCTCGTGAAATCCATAAAGGATTGGGGAAACTACCTCATCGACATTGTGGCGCGTGCCTTCAACACGGCAGTTGGTTTTGTGGAAACTGGCGTCAATAAGATAATCCGCGCGCTAAATAAACTTCCAGGAACCGATTTTGAGGCCGCCAACCTATCTGGGTTCAAGCTCCCGACCGGCGGGGACCATATCGGGGCCTTCACGTCTGCGATTTCGTCCGGCGCGTCTGCGGCGGCCGATAGACTCCGTGAACTCGCGGACGGTTTCATCGGCGTTGGTGCGGAGGCGGACAAGGCGGCTAAGAAGGCGGCCGAATCCTACGCAGATATCACGCGTGGCGCCGAGCAGTTTATCGCCAAGCAAGAGCTTGAGCGCGACACGTACCTCATGACCTCGGAAGCCGCTGCGGCAATGCGGTACGAGCAAGACCTTCTGAACAAGGCGGCCAACGACAACATTACGCTGTCGGCGGCGCAACGCGAACAGTTGCGCGGCTTGGCGCAGGCTATGGCCTCTGCCGAGGCGGCGACGGCGGCGTACAAGGCCGCCGTCGACTTCGCCAAGGAAACGGGCCGGGGGTTCTTCGCCGACATGCGTGCCGGTCTGCAGGATGGCGAGTCTGCCTGGAATTCGTTTGGCCTCGCGGCGGAGAAGGCGCTGCAGAAGATCGAGGACAAGCTGTTCGATCTGGCGACGGATCAGTTGATCGACGGGCTGTTTTCCGGTCTCGCGACGGCAGGGGTTGCCTCCCCGGGCGGTGGGGGGCTCGGCAGCCTCCTAACCGGACTGTTTGGCGGCGCCCGTGCTGCGGGCGGTCCGGTGTCGAGCGGTCGCGCTTACCTTGTCGGCGAGCGCGGACCCGAACTGTTCGTCCCCGGTGCGTCCGGGGCGATCGTTCCGAATGGCGGCGGTTCCGGTCCGGTCAGCATTACGATCGTCAACAAGGGGACGCCGCAGGACGTGAAGTCTCAGAGGACGTCCCCCGGCGGCCGGCCAGGCCGGGACATTACGCTGGAGCTCGACGATATGAGCGCGAAGAATATTCGCCGCGCTGGAAGCGCGTCGAATATGGCTGTTCAGGGACTCGGGGGCCGCGCTCCGATCCGGGAGCGCTAA
- a CDS encoding DUF551 domain-containing protein, whose product MSSNMREASMLSLPEDENRVADANGWYPIDTAPKDGSWVWVTEDSGTWMDMVRWRNGHWSNFQMSVFHDASHWRPLPQPPITESRENARELFSGRR is encoded by the coding sequence ATGTCATCAAATATGCGGGAGGCGTCCATGCTTAGCCTCCCCGAAGATGAAAACAGAGTCGCTGACGCCAACGGCTGGTATCCGATCGACACGGCCCCGAAAGACGGCTCGTGGGTGTGGGTGACAGAAGACAGCGGGACGTGGATGGACATGGTTCGGTGGCGTAACGGCCATTGGTCAAACTTCCAGATGTCCGTGTTCCACGACGCCTCTCATTGGAGGCCGTTGCCGCAGCCTCCGATCACAGAGAGCCGAGAGAATGCCAGGGAACTTTTCAGCGGTCGTAGGTAA